The following are encoded together in the Dyella terrae genome:
- a CDS encoding tetratricopeptide repeat protein, whose protein sequence is MLAGIGYLIFRSWALGTVTTNFQSISATPSDHLWEISTVYLRYVKIILWPVSGMGPIHPYIPQVFQGTPSPADLLVIAVAFVIVGSGLYFTLRHKSPTGAIIVGATAALLPVLHIIPVAFDKSLYHERYAALSLAIMCAMLPLMRRPAWLKRAKHGSVAKSLIVIVMFFWLTFSIIGIRTLLPNWTNDETLWRWALSSNPHDADAKFNLLSTYIRNKDYSAAHKLGDKVLADSSSCDECMLKIAELAIFQHEPTGAAIALERVRHSPSIAKNKDTLHTYYLLTGEMLAQQGSLEDAENILHAALSLAPQDAETINALNLVLSLRNRATQANQ, encoded by the coding sequence ATGCTTGCGGGCATCGGCTACCTGATTTTTCGGTCCTGGGCGCTCGGCACAGTTACAACGAATTTCCAATCGATATCCGCTACACCCTCAGACCATCTTTGGGAAATCAGCACCGTCTATCTTCGCTATGTGAAGATCATCCTCTGGCCGGTCTCCGGCATGGGGCCTATTCACCCCTATATCCCGCAGGTATTCCAGGGAACACCTTCCCCTGCCGACCTGCTGGTCATTGCCGTGGCGTTTGTCATTGTCGGAAGCGGGCTGTATTTCACCCTCCGACACAAATCGCCGACCGGCGCCATCATTGTCGGCGCTACAGCAGCGTTGCTTCCCGTTCTTCACATCATCCCAGTGGCATTCGATAAGAGCCTTTATCACGAACGCTATGCCGCTCTGTCGCTAGCCATCATGTGCGCCATGCTTCCCCTTATGCGCCGGCCTGCATGGCTGAAGCGGGCCAAACATGGAAGCGTTGCGAAATCCCTGATCGTCATCGTCATGTTCTTCTGGCTGACCTTTTCGATCATCGGTATACGCACCCTGCTTCCGAATTGGACAAACGATGAAACTCTATGGCGATGGGCGCTTTCATCCAATCCGCATGACGCCGATGCCAAGTTCAATCTTCTTTCGACCTATATAAGGAACAAGGATTACTCTGCTGCCCACAAGCTTGGCGACAAAGTGCTAGCTGACTCGTCCTCCTGCGACGAATGTATGCTCAAAATCGCAGAACTGGCGATCTTTCAGCACGAGCCCACCGGGGCCGCCATTGCACTCGAGCGTGTCCGTCATTCGCCCTCTATCGCGAAGAACAAAGACACGCTTCATACTTACTACCTGCTGACGGGTGAAATGCTTGCTCAACAAGGCAGCCTGGAGGATGCGGAAAACATCCTCCACGCTGCATTGTCACTGGCACCTCAGGACGCCGAAACAATAAACGCGCTGAACCTGGTTCTATCGCTGAGGAACCGAGCAACGCAAGCTAACCAATAA
- a CDS encoding alpha/beta hydrolase family protein gives MKPLFVALALALAGTSAVAAEVENHGTHPFGIRDLVMMDRVGDPQLSPDGHLVLYTVRATDYAANKGITSIYVLDLAKGGSPIKLVEKASSPRWAPDGSAIYYVAEKDGVSQLWRRPLGISATATQVTHTPIDVDSYKLSPDGKKALLTFGVFTDCADLACTKERLDGREKDKASGTVYDKLFVRHWDTWADGRRAQLFIADMDAPSEQPVLLTRGIDGDVPSKPFGDDGEFSFSPDGKTVYFDVRIAGNSEPWSTNFDVYSVPADGSAAPRNLTADNPAWDAFPVPSPDGKTLYYLAMKVPVSEADRFRIMALDLASGQKHEVAPNWDRSAGGMQVSADGKTLYVTADDNGQHPLFAVDAVSGKVTTLVTNGEVGAYSLGKSSLLVQRDDLKRSADLYTADLQGKGLKQVTHYNVERLKKTQMGEPEFFTFKGWNNETVQGYVVKPVGYKSGKKYPVAFIIHGGPQGAMNNAWSYRWNPQTYAGQGFAVVTINFHGSTGYGQAFTDSISGDWGGKPLEDLKAGWSAALSKYGFLDGDRACALGASYGGYMIYWIAGVWNQPWKCLVDHDGVFDARAMYYDTEELWFEERENGGTQYEHPENYEKFNPVNHVKDWRVPMLVVHSAKDFRIPDTQGLGAFTALQRRGIPSKLLHFPDENHWVLKPQNSVQWHETVNAWLKEWTAEGSSSAH, from the coding sequence GACTACGCCGCGAACAAGGGCATCACCTCTATCTATGTGCTTGATCTCGCCAAGGGCGGCTCGCCGATCAAGCTGGTGGAGAAGGCCTCTTCGCCGCGTTGGGCGCCCGATGGCTCGGCGATCTACTACGTAGCCGAGAAGGACGGTGTGTCACAGCTCTGGCGTCGCCCGCTAGGTATATCAGCCACCGCCACGCAGGTGACGCATACGCCGATCGACGTCGACAGCTACAAGCTCTCGCCGGATGGCAAGAAGGCACTGCTCACCTTTGGCGTGTTCACCGACTGCGCCGATCTTGCCTGTACCAAGGAGCGTTTGGACGGCCGCGAGAAAGACAAGGCCTCGGGCACAGTTTACGACAAGCTCTTCGTGCGCCACTGGGATACGTGGGCCGATGGCCGGCGCGCCCAGCTCTTCATCGCGGACATGGATGCCCCGTCCGAACAGCCGGTGCTGCTCACGCGTGGCATCGACGGTGACGTGCCGAGCAAGCCGTTCGGCGACGACGGCGAATTCAGCTTCTCGCCGGACGGCAAGACGGTGTACTTCGATGTGCGGATTGCAGGCAACAGCGAGCCGTGGTCGACCAACTTTGACGTTTACAGTGTGCCGGCGGATGGTTCGGCAGCACCGCGCAACCTGACAGCGGACAACCCGGCTTGGGATGCGTTCCCGGTGCCATCGCCGGATGGCAAGACGCTGTACTACCTGGCCATGAAGGTGCCGGTGTCCGAAGCTGACCGCTTCCGCATCATGGCGCTGGATCTTGCCAGCGGCCAGAAGCACGAAGTAGCGCCCAATTGGGATCGCTCTGCAGGCGGCATGCAGGTTTCGGCGGACGGCAAGACGCTTTATGTGACTGCCGACGACAATGGCCAGCATCCTCTGTTCGCCGTGGACGCTGTCAGCGGCAAAGTCACCACGCTCGTCACCAATGGCGAAGTGGGTGCCTACTCCTTAGGTAAGTCGTCGTTGCTGGTGCAGCGTGACGATCTGAAGCGTTCGGCTGATCTCTACACGGCTGACCTGCAGGGCAAGGGCCTCAAGCAGGTGACGCATTACAACGTCGAGCGCCTCAAGAAGACGCAGATGGGTGAGCCCGAGTTCTTCACGTTCAAGGGCTGGAACAACGAAACCGTGCAGGGCTACGTGGTTAAGCCAGTCGGTTACAAGTCCGGCAAGAAGTATCCGGTCGCCTTCATCATCCATGGCGGCCCGCAGGGCGCCATGAACAATGCGTGGAGCTATCGCTGGAACCCGCAGACTTACGCGGGCCAGGGCTTCGCCGTGGTCACCATTAACTTCCATGGTTCAACCGGTTACGGCCAGGCGTTCACCGATTCGATCTCGGGTGACTGGGGTGGCAAGCCGTTGGAAGACCTCAAGGCCGGCTGGAGCGCCGCGCTGTCCAAGTACGGCTTCCTCGATGGCGATCGCGCCTGCGCACTGGGCGCCAGCTACGGTGGCTATATGATTTACTGGATCGCTGGCGTGTGGAACCAGCCGTGGAAGTGTCTGGTCGATCATGACGGCGTGTTCGATGCGCGCGCCATGTACTACGACACCGAAGAGCTGTGGTTCGAGGAACGCGAGAACGGCGGCACGCAGTACGAGCACCCCGAGAACTACGAGAAGTTCAACCCCGTCAACCACGTCAAGGATTGGCGCGTACCAATGTTGGTCGTTCACTCGGCCAAGGATTTCCGCATCCCCGATACACAGGGCCTTGGCGCATTCACTGCGCTGCAGCGTCGCGGCATTCCCAGCAAACTGCTGCATTTCCCCGACGAGAATCATTGGGTGCTCAAGCCGCAGAACAGCGTGCAGTGGCATGAGACGGTGAATGCGTGGCTGAAGGAGTGGACGGCGGAAGGTTCGTCTTCGGCTCATTGA